A region of the Deltaproteobacteria bacterium genome:
ACGGGTTCCATCCATACGATGCCAGGTACTTTCTTAAACCACGTAAGCTGCCTCTTTGCGTAATTACGCGTGTTCTTCTTTATGAGTTCAACTGCTTCCTCGCGCGTAAGACCATCGTTTACATAAGAAGCCATTTCCTTATACCCAAGCGTCGACATGCTCTTTAGAGAAGGCGCATACCCATTATCGAGGAGCCCCCTGACCTCTTTCTCAAGACCGGATTGTATCATTTCATCGACCCTTGTCTCTATATCTTTATATAATATAGCGCGCTCCTTTACAAGACCGACGACAAGGTGCGGGTGTTTTTCCTCTTTAAACCCGTGCTCCTTCTGGAACTTCGATATCGGCCGTCCGCTAAGGAGATACACCTCCAGGGCCCTTACCACACGGCTGATGTTATTTGAATGCATGGAAGCTGCCGCAGCCGGGTCAACTGCCCTTAGCCTCTCGTATAACGCCTCTCTGCCTTTTTCCTCTGCCTCTTTTATAAGCCCTTTTCTAAGCTCTGTATCGCGCGGCGGGCCTTCGAACAGCCCGTGAAGAAGCGCACGTATGTAGAGGCCCGTGCCTCCTGTAACGATTACGCGCTTACCGCGCTTTGTTATATCGTCTATTGCCGCTTCCGCATCGCGCACATAGTTTGCCACGTTATAATCAACGTC
Encoded here:
- the miaA gene encoding tRNA (adenosine(37)-N6)-dimethylallyltransferase MiaA, with the translated sequence MVNLTKLLVIAGPTASGKTKLSVELALRLGAEIISADSVQVYKGMDIGSAKPKKAELKGVRCHLIDVVTPDVDYNVANYVRDAEAAIDDITKRGKRVIVTGGTGLYIRALLHGLFEGPPRDTELRKGLIKEAEEKGREALYERLRAVDPAAAASMHSNNISRVVRALEVYLLSGRPISKFQKEHGFKEEKHPHLVVGLVKERAILYKDIETRVDEMIQSGLEKEVRGLLDNGYAPSLKSMSTLGYKEMASYVNDGLTREEAVELIKKNTRNYAKRQLTWFKKVPGIVWMEPVAVDKIDAMAAEFFAKGS